In Capsicum annuum cultivar UCD-10X-F1 chromosome 8, UCD10Xv1.1, whole genome shotgun sequence, the genomic window CAAGCCTGTAAATAGATATTACGTGTCTTTTACATGTTTATCAATAAATCATGATTGAATGTGCATTCTCGCATCAGTGTACCAATTCATATGATGCAAAGTTGTAGATACGAGAAGGGATTAGAGCAAGGAAAACAAGCTAGCCAAGATTGGCAAGTCTAGAACAGTGTAAACAGTGGGTGTACTTCAAGTTTTCCCCAATACCTGAGCTGTTTTATCACTCCGCGTCTGAACTTGAACAATTATTTTCTCTGAAGTCCACAAAAAGTAACATTCATTCGTTGATTACTGCTTGGTGTATAATTGTTGGTGACATTTGCCATTGAAAGAGACTTACTAGCTATTTTAAGGAGTACATTTGAACAGcttggattttattcttttttgggggtgggggtgggggtgggggctatgaagaaagaaaatgggtaaTTTACATAAATTCCTGAATGATTATGTATTGTATTACATTTTATCTCAACTATTTGGTTAATTACATCATATCccgattttttaaaattgtgataCATCTGTTTTAACGTGCTATATATaaaagtgatacatttaaaactggctagatatttatttaaggaagtaACCAATTCTCTTTTATTCTGTGGAGCAAATCATGCACAATCAGTTACACAATGAATTAATGAGattcacaaaatcaacaataccccaatcaactttcaaatttaaacaaaaatttgaatCTCCAAATTCATTTGAGGAGTGAAGGAGAAAAGCaactagagagaaaaatcatCGGAGCAATGGGAAAGATCTGAGCAACATCAAATATCCTCAATGATGGAAGCATTCACTTTGTTCGACATCGACAACGGCGGCCAAATTGCCCCATCGGAACTCGGTTAGGATTTGTTTCTGACTTTGAATTTAGAGAATAATTTAGGGTTAATGCACAGTTCTTTGCCCTTGTGCATACAAGTATGACGTCGTCGACGGAAGTGAAtgaagaagaggagaagaagaattATTATTTGAATACGTGATACATCTGAAATCTGAATTATTATTTGGCGGCGGATGATTACTATGTGATATATTTGAAATATGTGTGATACATTTGGTTGTAttatttctatgattttttttcttcaaaattatatatatatatatatatatatatatatatatatatatatatatatatatatatgttacatTTAGCATGTTTGACATATAAGTTGAAGTTTTGAAATTTCCAATTCATATTTAAAGAGTGTGAGTTTGAaatttatatgattcatattaaatgtTTATGAAAGTTCTGTGATTCATATTAATATTGTTTGCACTAGTTCAAAGAGATTATCTGTTATGTGATGAGAAAAAACACAATAGAAAAAAtgattcatttattcatatgttaaatgtatcacccatttataaatgaattaaaacatatacttcctccgtttaaaaaagaatgacttactttgacttgatacaaagtttaagaaaataaagaagacttttgaatcttgtggccttaaattaaagtagtgttaaatgtatcaaaatgtcttttaatcttatggtcataaacatgtcatgtggaaagttgaaattaaagcattgccaaaaaaggaaaggggacattcttttttaaatggactaaaaaggaaaacaagtcattctttttgaaacgaagggagtaatatAGATGGAAACATTTAggacatatgtatcaccaataattTGACGGCAAATGTATCACCCATACATTGTCAATAAAATGTATCACTCATGCACTATCAACAAATGTATCACCCATATACTGATAACAAAAGTATCATTCATATAaatcaccattataatatgagAGAGTTGTAATAAGTCTTGATTCGAGTCAAGCTGGTTATATTATAAAAGAGATTTTGTAGGATCAAAATTTGATTATTGAGTCATGAGGAGTTGAATACTAATATTGATAGATATTAATTTTTGTACGTAATAACTTTACTATAGAAAAGTAAAGAATTGAGCTATATAGCTATTTTTGTGAAGTTTAATTGAAGTGATAAGCCGACGATATTCACAGAGAGCATGTAAGTTACCCTAATAATTTTGAGGGGAGAAGAAGTACAACTTGGCTTGGTTGGTGGTGACAATATGTTAATATtataatttgggagagattttagggaagtaaatatttgaaaaaaaaaaaacagcttgGAGATGGAAGATGTTTTGATTGATtataatttgggagagattttaggtaAGGAagtcttttgaaaaaaaaataaatattgattataatttgggagagattttagggaaggaagtcttttgaaaaaaaaaatagcttgcatgagttaatggtggagtaaaataGGATGTGGAGTTTTGTTGATATGtgtcaagagtaaagttgaaaaccgatattttatgtaaatttttgtgtaatttatcgAAAGAAAATACTACTGCCGTCGCAAAAAGACTGTCCAGTAAATCAAGAGAAAGATATTGCAATATTGTGTGTTAGTATATTACAAAGTTTCAAGAGGGAACATTTTGATGGAAAAGACGGTGCAAGCTTTGGTTTGCACTTTGTTATGCCGAAACCTAAATGTTAAGTCAAGAACACTTTCAaatgccattttttctttttttgcatcCGTTGTCGCATTCTTTTTCAGACGATATAGTCATAAAGGTTGTTTCAAATGCCACTTCTTTCTTTTGCGCTCGTATAAAGGTTGTTTCAAATGCCACTTCTTTCTTTTGCGTTCGTCTCACGATATAGTCATAAAGATGCACATCTTGGTGGGAAAAAGATTTTGCTCTTAAATTAGAGAATACATGGTAATTTTATGGAAATCACATTTTAAAATATCACAAAATGTCATAGATGATCTAAAGCTAACAAATATATAGCAAAAAAGAGAACTCTTCCACTAAATGAGTAGAGAACAACATTATAAGTAAATGGAAAAAGACAGCATAGGCACTTCGTTAAGCTAGAACAACATTTCCAAAATTTAAAGGGAAACACCAGCAGAATATTATCTACATAATTACTACTTacaagatttattttatttttcaaataatttcttgattttatcgAGTCATGGTCACTCCCACCTATCATGACCTCGGTGCTTCTTCACCATAGACTGTTCAGCACTGAAGGCAAAAGAAGCTGCAGTCgctggaaaaaaaaattgaacttcaTTGGGAAGAATACAACAATGATAGGATTCATTGGGAAGAATACAAGAATGAAATATCTAATTAATTGAAGATAAATAGATGATTTTGGATTGGATTACTTACATGCAGATATGATGAATGTTTTACCAGCGTAATTTATATTTGCCTTAGCCCATGGACAGTAACGACCAACAGCaaactgaaaaaagaaagaaaaaagattaagGACAGAAAGATTCACACAAGGTATTCggataaattttatatatgacCTCTGAACTTTCATTTTATTGTAATTGAAGTTgctaaattattttgagaaaaagacACCAAGTTTGGGCCAATGGACATAAATGTCCTGTCGGGTATATTAATGCCACATAatagtcatttttattttttctcaatttgggtcattttatCCCATGTATTTAAGATACAGTttatatatcatattgatacaatcTATATATAATACTGATATAGTTTTCAACTTGGGCCATTCGGtccttttctaaaaatattttcagtttttttatgctacaaattttttaattgaaaaatattatgctttttttaattgtttaaaaataacaattaaatataattatataaaacggtataattgttatatagaatatgtatctagataagatatatgtatagaaattgtatagttctatcaaatatgtatatgtataaaatatatataaaaaacatataaaaagtgtataaaaattatataattgttgtataaaatgtgtaaagaAAAATGtatagttattgtataaattgtgtattgaaactatataattttcgtatagaatatttatatgtataagatatgtatagaaactgtatagaaggtatgtagaaactgtatagaacaagctaacaaattgaaatggctagaaagtgaaatttgttataaatgtatttacattatagtgaatgtctatcaagatctatcaagatctatcaagatctagtgatatctatcaggatttgacgtatctgtcttttagtcagaaactaggagtatttttcctataaatagagaggttttgttcattgtaatctcaatcttataatctctcatacaagagaatccctcaagagaaataaagaagtctcttcttcttcttcttcttctttattctttattatttcataacacgttatcagcacgagactttgccaaataaggtgagattataaatctaaagtaatttcaaggttagtaattccttatgttatttgtattttgctactaataatataattattgttgagtttgaggaaaaataattggtttggaaccatttatgttttaaatttattcctcaagaataatatattatcaaaagggatgataatgtgctgggtttaagtcccatcgatttatgcctaagacgcctttatatggataaggcgttgagtttgaatctcaatacaccatattgatgatattatgatggctacgacaaaataatgggtatttggtgaaaaatcatgaaatatgtcccattaaatatgctccattccttgaattgaatgtgatagcaataaatcatatgtattcCTCAATTtacttttgtagtagctatcgtaatttgatatgcttaaagcatgattatattccattcctggaaATGAGAATTTCGATTATTCTAAATCAGATCTAGACCCTAGGGGTAAATGTGACTGTATATAAATTCGAACGTGCTCGTGATTGTAAGTAAATCACAATCCACCTCCGAAAAaggcaaaataattgagaaagattattttgaaatctagTTCTGAAGTagcaaatttaaaatttattcatgtaatagtaaatctgaaatttactaaagtaaacttggagtttgctagaataaaagttcatatatTGACATGAACGatcgacatcccaaagatgtgcatactgagcattgaacatatattgaagaattcaaaaattcattacttttaatgttgcttgttctcatgataagttggttggaccaactaattttgggattgaatcctttaaaatctgaaaagtataaaaggtgaaaaaggacccgttcacctatcatgtgatatgttgaaatgatgcatcaataagatgatcacatgtacatttattgtcaacttgtagcttgacattcataaagttttttgctcaataaaattgagttaagagcataactttcagattgtgtaataaagacaattcatcttgatgatgatggtttaacattgaatgccttcgataaatatctaaaccattactaatgagaacaaaactttatgtgttggtctgaaatttgatatgttgcatacaatagcacttgtatgtattagaccactaaattatgattatttctttccactcaattggttcaaggtcaggaaccaactattccatctaatagttttaatgttcggtatacgattaatgaatatatcatgatgcacaaagatggaggatgtatgttagttttcctaacataaggggaagattataagcagctatgaaatatattataaattatcatcagatccttattcaaaagataattctagtCAAACATCGAGCGCaactcatatttaagctgcaagtgttcctattttgtgttcataaaggacaaagtctatgcaaaCGCGaaacgtggtagaccaatcggtttcaaataaaataatccttggaaagaataaagaacaaataatcataataagaaggcaatatgctcttgaagaACCTACGACATAAcatttcatgaaaccttatgagaggttcaggtacttgaaaataatgaagtgatgaaatctcaaaatgttatgtcatactgtgaatcgatacgaaatgatatatcatcaatgatatctttgatataatattggcccaagattgtaaaagattacgaggatccgaattctacgtttatttaagcatgctgatgtagaaatatttatcaagtgacctgaaaggataCATTTTGGTAAGCAtataacttatttgatttgcagtccagacacttgaagatgtcacacttgacatgttggatattgttacttgacaaaaatccatatgaaaattcctaaaggattcaaaatgtctgaagcatataaagtttctgagaaactttttattatcctcataagatataatttgatgatttgaatatcattggaactcttggagagttttcaaaagcaatagattgttTGCTGACATGAAAAATATAtcgaattgaattggttatgaagtactaTATCATAGTGCAAGTGGTGCACTGGTGTATCTTGTAAAActataaggcctgatatagccttttcagtcaatttgttaagcAAGacatatttctgctcctactaggatacatcaaaatgggataaaatacatgagtttattttattctaaagattgtagttctGATTTTATTGTTCATGCTGATATTGGGTACTTATTTGACCCGCATaaatttcaatctcaaatatgcaatgtgttcacatgtagggacactgtcatatcttggagatatacaaagcagtgtATCTaaccacttcattgaaccatgatgagataatagctattcatgaagctagccgagAATGTGTCTGATTggggtccatgatacatctcatttgagaaaagtgtggtttgaaatgtgacaatgtacccacagttTTATACAGAGTAATGCAGCATGAataacacatcttaagggaggattcataaaaggagatagaacgaagcacacttcatcaaagtttttctacatacatgagctacaaaagaatagtgatattaacgtgcaacagattcgttcaagtgacaatgtggctgatttatttcccaaatcttctccaattgcaactttcaagaagatagtgcacaagatcgggatgcaaaggttcaagaatgttctcattagggggagttaatacgcgctgtgctcttttttcctttcaaggttttgtcccattgggttttccttgtaaggtttttagtGAGGCAACCGaaatgcgtattgttagagatgtgtactctttttcctttactaaatttttttttcactggattttttctagtaaggttttaacgaggcacattatctatctagacattcaagggggagtgttataaatgtatttacattatagtgaatgtctatcaagatctagttgatatctattaggatttgaagtatctataTTTTAGTctgaaactaggagtattttcccctataaatagaggggttttgttcattttaatctcaatcttataatctctcgtacaagagaatccctcaagagaaataaagaagtctcttctctctctatttattcttcttctttattctttattatttcataacaaaatttaaatttcatgttcatttttgtgaaatttgtttGATCTGAAGTGACATTTATATTCTTTCtccaattatttttttgtaatagaAAAACCGCTCCACTTTATTTAAGTATCACAAAAACCGTTTAACTAATTTTTGTTCTTAAAATGTTAAACTTTGCCTACGTATCATTAGAATCACTAGGAGAATG contains:
- the LOC107879638 gene encoding early nodulin-93-like, which gives rise to MPPITEEQKNQDVQDIIQDGFKGAATTCALTSLVVFAVGRYCPWAKANINYAGKTFIISASTAASFAFSAEQSMVKKHRGHDRWE